The Mastacembelus armatus chromosome 4, fMasArm1.2, whole genome shotgun sequence genome segment ACTTTGGTCTTTATGATGACAGAAGGGCTAAGGGCGGGGGGTGGGTGATGCTCCAGAGACAGGGGTGAGGGGGGGGAGACAGGGCTGACCCTGATGCAGGTGGAAAACACAGGGGAGTGAGGCTGAGAGTCAGGGCTGTTGGGTGGATGGAGGTTTACTGTTAGAGGTGAGAGACCGGGAGTAGGAGGCCGAGCAGGGAGGTTTCTCTGGGGGGACAAAGTAAAGTCATGGGGGGTTGGGTTCTGAGGTTCACGTGGATTGGATGAAGGGGTATTATTGTTGTATGGCAGTGGTCCACCTTCTCTGGGAGAAGACCCTAGACTACAAGTGAACTTAAGAGTTTGACTTGTCTCTGATGAAAACCCGGAGCTCTCAGGGCGGCTCCTGCTACGATGATCTCTCCTGAGGGTGCTGGATGAGTCTGTGGTTCCTGGCTGGTCTTCAGGCTCTGAGGGTCTCTGATGGGTGCTGCCCACTGTCACCTCGCTGGAGCTGGACCCTGAAGTGGAGCTGCTGTCACTGAGAGGCTTGGTGCTGCCGTCTCCTCCAGGcccctgctgctcctcctcataCAGGTCAATAGATGAGGTCAGATAGTCAATCTGCTGCACCACCTGGAAAATGCACACAGTGACATATGAAAAAACTACTAccagtattattattactagtaTTATTACTAGTACTACTAGTATTCTCTGTGGTTCTGGGTTTGGTCATTGTATTGccttatgggaaatgtaggatccagCATTTCTGGAGCGTGACCCAGAGCGGGGATTAGGATTTCTCGACCTAtgtggacttttttttaataatctgtcTTTACTGAGTCAATCAgctttatccatccatccatcatctagacccccttagtcctaaccagggtcccagggatctgctggagcctatcccagctctctctgggtgaaaggcaggggtccaccctggacaggtccccagtccatcacagggccacatagagacaaacaacctcacacactcacactcactcctatgggcaatttagagtcaccagtcaacctgacatacatgtttttggactgtgggaggaaaccagaggacctggagaaaacccacacaagcacagggagaacatgcagactccacacagaaaggcccctgatgggtttcaaaccaggaaccttcttgctgtgaggcaacacaaTGCTAACCACTACTCCACCGTGCTGTCTCAGCTTTATGAATATTACTATTTTGATTGTTGTTTGATCTTCAAGTATCTAATAAGtgaagatattcagtttacaatgACAAATCATCATATTTGAAAAGGTGGAACCAGAGAATATGAGTCTTCTTACATGATAAATGACTCAATTATCAAAACTGCTGACAGTTCATTTGCAGCTGATCTAATAATTGACTGATgactttattattaataaacagGTCAGAGACATCGTGCATTGTAGGTAAAATCACTGGACTAGCTCCGTATCCATTACATAGTCACAGTGTCTAAAGTGATCAAGTTCTTCTGCACTAggctgtgtttgtatttggaATATTTCAGACAGAGACTCTTGACAGATATTTGGCTCTAATCTGTAAGTTTTTATTACTGAGCAAAAATGTTTATCTCAACCtcgaaagaaagaaaagattaTTATGGGAAACGTGTAAACAGAATCTTGGTGTATTACTCTGAGATCACTAACCGAGTGAAAAGCACACGATGTATTTCAAAGACTGAGTGCAGAGTGCATTAGTGTATGCACCCATGTACATACAGgcttagcacaaagacacaGTCATGTtgttggacacacaaacacacacacacatgaaaaatgacaaaagcttGAGAGATTGGGGAAAATTGCACAGGGGAAAATGTTTGACCTATCTCTCCACCTAGTCTGTGCGCAGATAAATCCTGGGCCCCTGCTGGAACAGatgaattattgttttgttcatcCTTGCTGATGTCAAACGATGACctgatttgtctttttttttttttttttttttaatgctgtagCTTTTTTAGCAAGGATTTTCATATTACTTTGAAgtacggtgtgtgtgtgtgtgtgtgtgtgtgtgtgtgtatgcacatccAGTGACTCTGGGCAGGTGCTGCTTGTTAGTGTCAGGAATCAGAGTAGATAAAAGAGGGTCCTGAACCCTGGTTTCCATGTGCTTCTCCCAAGagtgtttattattaaaaacaatgttttctgaCCCCTCAGCTTCTCAGGCTTGGTGCTGACAAGTGCTGAGTGATGTTGATTTCTCTTCAGCGTCATTTTACGTCTTTTGCTTTAACCTTGTTGTTTTGCTTGAAGTTCTGAGTCATGGTGCAGTTTTTGATCTACCAAAGTGCCTCAGCAGAGGATCACTTTCGTATTCATGTGTGagcttctctttttctcttgctctATGAAATGGAGGTCTTATGTGTTGTAATATTTGTGTAGCCTCTACCTTAGCTGCTAAGAGGCTCACTCAGATTCTTTTGATTGATTATTAAATAAAACTCAGGGTTGCATCTCATGTAACAGAATGATAAAACAGTGCTTTGAAATAAATATGCAACCAAAGTCTCCTCTGGTGCCTTATCCTCCTTTGATCTGTCGTCTCTGTTGTGAAAATTTGGGATTTTCTATTACAGTGTCTGCTCCTCCCTACCCTCTTTTTGTAAAGCCTATATGCTCTTTCATCAGTGTTGTATTAATACAGTCACACAAATGATGGGATTAGTATCTCGGGTTTAGCTGTGACCCTGCAGATGCAGATCAAATGCCAAGAAGGACGATTTACGTGTGACTTGTACTGGATGGGGTGTATGAGGCAGAGACACTGGGACGTAAATGGATTATAAAAAAAACGTCGGATGCTACCCAGTTGTGCCTGGAGCAGCATCTGTCCATAAGGAGGGAGAGTGGAGGGAGAGATGAGAGAGGATGTTAGAGGAGGAGGGACAGAGAGATGCAGTGAGGAAAGCTTTGCCTAATGTCACACAACATCATCTCAGCAACCTCTGAATGCATCAGACAAATGGGGCATAACTACTGTATCATTTGCTGTTATGAAAATGTGCACACGGACTGAGCCCGAGTGTTGTATATGTTTGGAGATGGATGACAGCTCGAGAGTTGGAAAAACACTGTGCAGACTGTAGTGGATTTATGCAGCCCTCCTGCTgactttttaatgcattttaaattctgctgaGAACGTGCATTTGTAGCCTGCATTGTTATCTGTAGCGGTACGAGCCCTCCGGGTTTTGGAGCATAAGCCGGAACATTTCCTGCATGAGAAAAATGTCTAAATTAATGTTAGAGGGTGTTAACTTTGTTTAATCGTGACTATATTCTTTCTTGTGAGCTCTGCAGGATCAACAAAAATCTGTCATCTCACCTCTTTCATTTCCTGGTGAACGTCCCTCAGTGCTGTTAGAACCTGCTCCAGATTGTCCACCACACGTTTAATCTGGTTTCGAACCActttcctgctgcagccagcctccttcctctgtgtctcctcttCACTGTTTGGTCTGTGCTGGACCCATGTCTGGTTCTGACCCAGGACTGAGATGCGTTCTGAGCCTGGCCTGGGTTTCCTCGGCCTTTGTAGAGTTGTGGAGCAGTGTCTCTGAGGGATCTCCGTGGAGAAGATGACGCCATTGAGGGGCCCGTTGAAAACTTCCACAGGTGGTTCCGTCGGTGCCGTCAGGTCTCTCTGGCTCTggaagctgctgctctgttgtcTGATGTAGAATCCATGCTGCCTCTCTACTAGTCCCTGAGTGTCTGAGCAGAGCCAGCTGGATGAATGGCGGTCTCTTTGACGGTAGCTGGTTTGGCTGGTGTAGTCCCACAGCTTCCCCCCCCTGACCTCCATGCACACTGGAACCTTACAGTTTGACTCCTCAGTGGGCAGTGctggaacaggaacaggaggGGGTCCCACTAGTGGCTCATATTTCCTCACTGAGGTGCTAACTCCGTCATTCTGGGACTGCAGGAGGCTCAGGTGGCTGTTATTGCTCCTAACAAAGCTGTAGTTGTCCTGAGCAGAGGTGGAGCTGTTGACCAGACCCTCCGGTCCATCCCCTGGGCTCCGCGTGGTGGGGTCTGGGTCCAGCTCTGCAGGCTGGCTACACCTGTCCTCCCTTTGCTTCCCCAGACTCCCTGGCAGGATGTGGTGCCCCCTCAGCACCACCGGCAGCATCCTTGCCATCCCCACGCCATTGAACTGAATTTCGCCCTTCTTCGCCCGGCCCTTTCTGGGGATGGAGAAGAAACCAATCCCTCTGGCTCTCTCCAGAGGGGTCAGGTTGTTGCGGGCCTCGGAGCCGGACTTGCATGGTCCGTTGAGCCCCAGGTCACTGCTGTGGTGGGGCTTCAGACTATTGCGCAGCCAAGGGATGAAGTGAGGGGCGTGGGGCCTGAAGCCTTTCTGCTCCCCAGGTGCTGAAGCCCTGCCGTCAGAGAACATGGTGATGGATGATGTCCAGCagcctcacagaaagaaggagaagcagaagaggaacaggaagacTCCTGAGACTCAGAGagcttcctcctctttttccatGAATCCCCTCCTACCTTTGCCATTAACGTAGACTCAATCTGCTCTGTCTTCAGTCTCTTTTCCTCTCGACTCTCCCTCTCCCACTCTGTCTCCAAaacttttttctgctttttccgtCTTCAGCTCAGATCCCACCCGCCCACTCCCCTTTTCCTGCTGAAGCCTGTTTCTGATTTTATCGCCCAGCTGttttccctcttcttctccctccGTTTGTGATTCTCCTCCCACTATGTTCTCCGTTGTGGTGCTCCTGAGCCCCTCACCCCCTCACTGGGCCAGCCTTGGAGATGCCGAGGGCCTCTTTCTCTCCGTCTTCTCGCTCTGCCTGCCTGCGTCTCACTGGCTCAGTAGCGGTGGAGGTTTTCTGTCTACAtctctctcccttcctgtctctctctcccccccgCACTGCGCTGCGCTGCCTCCTATCCTCGCTCTTTCTGCCTCCCACTCCCTCTCACTGCTCTAACTCTCGTTCTCTATTTCTCTCCCCATCGCTTCTCTTCTCTGTTCCCTCATCAGAGAACCCCTTATCGTCCTCTCTTTGCAACTCTCGCtttccctcttctcctcctctttttgtcactctctttctctccccacTTCCCATTCACCAGGGACAGAGGCTAAACTTCAATCAAGGCACCAATGTTATTAATCCCCCGTTAACCAGTGCACGCCCACGTGATTCTGCCTCTGTTCTCATCTGATTACCCCTTCCCTGGCTCAGCCCTTCAAATTAAATGCTGCTTAGGATACCAGAGGGGGTTTAAAGGAGTAGGGGAGGATGACAGCAGGAAGGGATAGTAAGGAATAGTAGGGGGGCGCATAATTGCGACCTACGAGATCAGGATCAGCACCAGTTTGACAGAAACTATAAGCTGCCCGGGTACAAACAACAGCCTGCCTGTGGTGTGGCTCTCCCCAGCTTACTGTAACTGTCAGCAAATCGTGTCATGTTACATCCcagttgttttcttgttttattttctgccgCATATCCAACTTTCATTTGTTCCAATTATGCAGAGACAGCTGCTATTTCTGGGGCTCTCATTCAAATTCCGGTTCTTGGCTGTCTGGATTAGATTTCTTGTGTCTGACAAGCCCAAAGATGCCTCCTAGGTGCTTTTTCACTCAGCTGCGTCTGTCTGGTCGGGTCCTTCCCTCTCTGGCAACATccaaaatgaaaagacagaagcAGAGCTACACAAAAGCTCTAAAAAGTTTGCTGTCACTCAGCAGAGAGACACTCAAAGCATCTGTCATTCTGTTCCTCTGGTAGTGCCCTGCAAATATGACTTCACTCACTTCATTCATCACTGACATGTTCTACTATACAGCTACGCCGGGCCAGAGGAAGCAGACACAGGCTTGGTGTAATCTGCAAGTTAAGAAGTTTCCTGTAATGACCATTAGGCTGGATGAGAAAAACCAATAAAGAGCAGACGCAACAGAACTATTAATCCTTTAGATCTTCTTGTTCCTCACGACATACGGTCTGTCTCGGCTTCTTTCATTTTATACTTTAAGTTTGGGTCTAAATCAAGATCTGAATGTGTCTGCGTGTTAAcgtttgaaatgttttacttgGTAAGAATTCAAATTCAGCTTCAGGTCACTCTCGTACGAAAGTCATTCAAAACTCTGCACAGAGTGATAAAACCTAAATAAAACATAgatccagaaacacacacaaatatgaggTTCCAAATGACTCATTCCTTCCAACAGAACGTCAACATGCACTGGGCAATGAAGAAATAATCCTCAGTGATTACATATTTCAATAACCTTCCATTGAAGAAGCAAttgttgattaaaaacaaataaataaacaaaacggTGTGTGTGCCTCAAATTAATGTTTCTAAAGAGTCTCAGTTTTCCTCCAATCAGCCACCCACTTTGTGAGCTCCATAAATAACGTGGCAGCGAAACACACAATCATTGCTCATTTTAAAGTCAATGTGGAATAATAAGTAGCTGTCACAGTCGCTGTCCATTTAAGGCTTGCTGGGCAGCCTCTAGAGTCTGGTTGCCTCTACTCCATCCATTATATTAATGTGctgagtatgtgtgtgagtgatggaAAGAGGTGTGGAACAGGGGAAATTTGTCCTTTTCAGTGTCACATGTCCACTTTCTATGCAAACTCTCCATTTTAAACAGGAGGACTTTGTGTCACCATGAGAATAAATGGGAGCAGTTGGAGAGCGCAGGAAGACGGGCAGGGCATATGGCCTCCTTGTAACCTTGTCCGCTGCCTCCCGCAGCGCTGCCTCGCTTGTTTTGAGTCGTGTAACAGGCCCATCTCACCCAACTCACCCATCGAGaagcagcagagtgtgtgtgctgggacACTTCAGCTGCACGCCGGGtgtcacgtgtgtgtgtgtgtgtgtgtgtgtgtggttgctgAACCTTATTGCCACTGCAGATACTGTTTCCTGGTTAAATTTCTTCAAGcagagacacaggcagacagagagcacaGCACTGAAGACCTTACATAACTTGGTGGAAAAGATAAACGTGAAAGGAGTGCTTTGAAAGCAAAAAGGCACCGTGTCTGTCAGAATTCTCTGTGCAAAATGCCTTTTAGTCACAGTGCGAATGTCGCAGGGCACTCGGGGAACTTTCTATAGCCACCTGGACAGCAGAAATGTGTTCACGGGGTAACACGTCTTCATGAGCCTGACGTCGCATttacacaaagtgaaaaagagGAGCTTCTGAGAACACACTGTTCATCTTTTTGGGGTATTAAATATGGAAGTGAACAGCTGCTGTCTTCCCTGAAGTGTCCGGTGTTGTGTTGGTGATAATCCTCAGGGTTTCGGCACTGATTCCTGCCTGCGTGTGCACGGCACTGTCTTTCCCGTCCTCTcatgtatatttttgtgttgtttgcttTTGGATTCCCCTCtgctgtgcttttcatccttgAACAACACGTCAGTCAGGTGCTCTCTGTGGACTAGAGCgagtgaggaagagagagacgTGCGGGGACACCAAGAACgagtaaaagagagagagaaaaggggaggaTAGACGGGCGGAAAAAAGAGTTTTGAAAGACTTCTAACTTCCAAGCTGACTGTCATAGCTGTGCTTGCCAGAGGGGAGAGCACCTTTAAGCATACTGGATGAGTAACAATGTGGAGGGACTACAAAAGCAAAGTTAATACATAATAAGCGGCGCtcactctgctctgctctgccaACTAACCTACATGAGATGAGAAAAAATGTGGAAGTGTTCAAAAGGCCAGCAAAGGCCCTGTGTAAAAAGGGCTTCTCttcacactccacacacactgcaacaaGGTCTAGGAAGCCTCCACGTCTCTGTCAGATGGAGACGTCTGCCTCGGAACATTCGTTTCCATTGAAATGAGGAACGACAATCTAAATCAAAACACgacaaaatgttttatacaCTGTATGTAACCTCAGCTATATTTTGTTCCTGCTTCTGTTCTCTGCAACTGAAGATATAATACCACTCAACAAATATCTATTTCCCTGCTGGTTGTGTTTGTACATGGCCACCATCATACAGGAAAAAAACGATTATTTTGCAGCTTCTGTCTAATGTGCCACTCATCTTTAACTGCAGTTGCCGTCCTGAAAGGCATTTTCACTGGCACTGATGCtgaaagaaaatgtagaaacatgACCCTGTGATGTTGTGTGACACTGCACTGCCTCCTGTTTGAACACGGTGTCCTGtggtttgttttgctgcaccACCCAGAACACAAACATTAGGGTGTTTGTGCCCATATTGACAGGGAGTCAGACTTTGCAGTGTTGTGCCAAAACTAACTGTATCCTTGCAGGGATGGACCATGAAAGTCCAGCTTGGCTTGGGCTGTATGTGCACGCCGCCCAACGGGAGAGTCGTTCCTGTGTCCTGTTCGATGCTGGAGAAAAATATGACACTACAACTGGCCTGCTCTGCTTTGTTTAGTTCAGGTTAGGAGTCTGCACCACAAATCATAACTAAGTAATCTGCACTTGAACACAGGCGGAAAGAGTAATGGTTCCTCCGCATGCTTCATCATTTCAGTTCCCTCCTTCTTAGGATGCAGGACAGCTCCTTTGTAGTCATTTCATTATGTAGAAATGATAATTATGCCCCAGTGGAGGCTAACTTCACCAAAATATATTACAGCCCTCACTCACATCCACTGATCATCAAGTCGTGACTGTCACGttgaaattttcattttcaaacagtgtttgagacacaaacatgtaaaataaataaaaaataaacaaaactaattCTCCACTTTTTCCCCTCCCAACACTTTTACCACTTACACTTTAACACATAAGCCAAACTGAAACAAATCTCTAAAGTCGACGTCAGGATGTTTTTACTCGAGCTGACCTAAGTGAGAAAACAAGAGGAGGAAGTTCATGTCTGCACAGTACTCACATCTCAGTTTAGTCATAAATGTCTGCACTCAGGGGcgctttaacaaaaaaaaaaaaaaaactaaaacctaaactaaaacaaatgcatgctGTTATAATGACCATTAGAGGATAATTGGGCACTTGGTAATGCAGTAGCCTTTCAAGCGTGCTGCTGGGAGACTCTGCAGACGAGCTACAGGCCAAATTATTATTCCAAAGTCTGAGAAGCAGCAAAGTCAATGACAGACTCTTACTCATGCCACATGCAGCTGAGCTGAATGTTTCGGTTTCCAAAAACAGACGCAAGACGTCTTTCCGTCTTACTAATTTCCTGTTCTGTCTTTCACCGCTGCACAGGTCTGTAGGAAGTGGAAAGAAATGACCCGAAGTTGAATTGTTTGTCAGTCAGAATGGcttgtgtttgctttcattGCTTCATAACAatgcaggagaaagaggaagggatTTGGCTGACTAAATCCTGGCCAGACACACTCAGATTACCCTCCTGATCTGGCCGCACAATTCCAACACATTAATGGAAAGACAGCACACTTGGTTAAGACAGGaaatttattcttttaaaaaagtaaacTGTATTATATTTGTTGTGTCAGGATacaataaaaagacacaaaaacaatcatATGTACAtaagtgaaacatttcacaaGTCGTAATAGTAAAAATGCAATGCGATAAGTATGCTTCACTTCGAGAGCTTAAGTGAAATAAGTGGGGCTGCTGCAGAGGTTCCTAATCTTTCTATCGGCATGGTTCTTAAACCGAGGGAGATTTAAACCAACCCTGAGATGTGGGTGGATTGGAGAAAATGGCATCTAAAGACAATTAAAGTCAACTGTTTTGGGGGACTTAGAGAAAAGGATTTACTTCAAAGCCTCCCAAAACAATGCTGTCAGAGGCAAATGGGTCTAAATAATGAGAATATACTCACAGAAGTCATAGAAGAATTAAAAgggtgaataaaaaaaaacaaaaacaacacacaacagcCACCACCTTTGTCTTCATTATCACCAGTGCAGCCTTTTTTCTGAAGTTTTCCTCTGGAGAAAGACTTTGAGTAACATCAGTCTTCTTTTCTTTGGCAGAGCTGCTGTGGATGAAGTTAAAGTTTCAGCAATCCTATCTGGAAAAGCACAGCGCTTATTACACGGCTCAATTTCCAATTCTCTCACAGGtacgcacacaaacaaacacacacacacacacacacacgcacgcacacagagAATACAAAATGAGGCCGCAGCACAAAACAATCTCCCTGACAGGCTCAGtgatacaaaacacacatagacaaaaAGGAAAGACAGCTATTATGTGAGGTTGGAGAGGGATGCTAGTAAGTATTCATATGCCTCTTTATAAGGAAGAGACACAACAACATCTTTCACTCCATTAAAGGACTTGCATCGCACAAACAGAGATGTTATCTCCATCACATTACATGAGGCTGCTGCGTGGTGAAATTGAGTGGCTGCTCACCAGAGGCAGGCACCAGGTCATTATACCACCCCAGAGCAGGGAGCTATAATTGCAGTGGGAGAGTACAATCAGGTACCGTGTTTGTCTCTGCTCTAATCTCTATACCCTGCCTGGATCCTTTCATAGACGCAGAGCTGCAGTTTGGTCCAGCCTTTCATC includes the following:
- the LOC113129168 gene encoding serine/arginine repetitive matrix protein 1, which produces MFSDGRASAPGEQKGFRPHAPHFIPWLRNSLKPHHSSDLGLNGPCKSGSEARNNLTPLERARGIGFFSIPRKGRAKKGEIQFNGVGMARMLPVVLRGHHILPGSLGKQREDRCSQPAELDPDPTTRSPGDGPEGLVNSSTSAQDNYSFVRSNNSHLSLLQSQNDGVSTSVRKYEPLVGPPPVPVPALPTEESNCKVPVCMEVRGGKLWDYTSQTSYRQRDRHSSSWLCSDTQGLVERQHGFYIRQQSSSFQSQRDLTAPTEPPVEVFNGPLNGVIFSTEIPQRHCSTTLQRPRKPRPGSERISVLGQNQTWVQHRPNSEEETQRKEAGCSRKVVRNQIKRVVDNLEQVLTALRDVHQEMKEVVQQIDYLTSSIDLYEEEQQGPGGDGSTKPLSDSSSTSGSSSSEVTVGSTHQRPSEPEDQPGTTDSSSTLRRDHRSRSRPESSGFSSETSQTLKFTCSLGSSPREGGPLPYNNNTPSSNPREPQNPTPHDFTLSPQRNLPARPPTPGLSPLTVNLHPPNSPDSQPHSPVFSTCIRVSPVSPPSPLSLEHHPPPALSPSVIIKTKVRSYHTPKSNTLSAGPLSPSPSEPPSVSSPPTDSETQTVSNTDRQRPAPSAGPGHRAPQGHTVTAATAQPPTVQGRRGRKPPPYPHHRLSEHTKKVKETRKAPPYPEKRRLLSTTV